The Periplaneta americana isolate PAMFEO1 chromosome 16, P.americana_PAMFEO1_priV1, whole genome shotgun sequence genome segment TGGAGATGAGGACAATATGGACTTTATGAAATGTGTTCACTAGCTATTGCATGTTAGTGGTGATGGTGGACAGGGTGGACGGCGTGTCCAGATCTGACAACTTGAGCGTGGAATCCGGTGTGCTTGTCAGCGGTGTAGTGGACAGTACGGGTGGTGCCGTCGGGCTCAACCAGCTTGTAGTAACCTTCAACCTTGTCACCATCACGCTTCTCATACTGTTCCTTGATGTCGTGGGTGTGTTCGTCCTTTACTCCGTACTTGAACTCGTACTTAGGGTGAGCCtgtggaaagaaagaaatattgtgATAAAAAGTCTGTACCGCATCGTATATTATTCTTCATAAGGGCTATTTTTTCTTTAGAACGAGCAAGAAATAGATTATTGTACTTTAGACCGAGCAAGAGGTGTCATTTTGCATTGCTACAATATCCGAAAATGTAGTTCCGAACGACAATTAATATCTAGTATAAAAATTCAGAATGAGAAAAgataattttgataatttttttgtttttgcgtTGTCGGTTTTGGtgatttgtaatatatttaaattcgtAGCTTTGATGTTCAGCCAtatttttatgtcagttttagtggTTTTCTATATAAGCATTGTCAGTTTTGACGGTTTGAGGTATTTATATTCCTAGTTTTTGTGGTCTGAGATATTTATATGTCAGTTTCAGTAGTTTTCGATATTTTCGTCGTCAGTTTTGGCAATTTGCGCTTAGTTTTCATAGTCTGTGATATTTGTATGTCAGTTTTAGTGGTTTTCGATATTTTCATTGCAAGTTTTGACGATTTGCGATATTTATGTTCTTAGTTTTGGTGGTCTGTGATATTTTTATGTCACGTTTAGTGGTTTTCGATATTTGCATTGTCAGTTTTAGTGGTTTTCGATATTTGTATTGTCAGTTTTGACGTTTTCCGatatttatattcttaatttTGTTGGTCTGCGCTATTTATATGTCAGTTTCAGTGGTTTTCGATATTTTCATCGCCAGTTTTGGCAATTTGCGCTTAGTTTTTATAGTTGCGATATTATGTATGTCAGTTTTAGTGTTTTTCGATATTTGCATTGCCAGTTTTGATGATTTTGAGATATGTGTatccttaattttttattgtctcctatattttcatgtcagttgCAGTGGTTTTGCGATATTTGTATTCTTAGATTTGATGGTGTGCGATATTTGTATGTCAGTTATAGTGGTATTTTATATTTGCAGTGTCAGTTTTCACAGTTTTCGATATTTGTATTCTTTGCTTTAATGATCTGCGACTTGCTGATTTTGGATTATCGTTTTTCAGTTCTGTG includes the following:
- the LOC138716190 gene encoding cuticle protein 19-like, with product MAEIQQISYNSEVSRHTTIKAMACYKVAMLLAMLVAVSVAQYQHYAPVEHHLPAVEHHIEEHHHAHPKYEFKYGVKDEHTHDIKEQYEKRDGDKVEGYYKLVEPDGTTRTVHYTADKHTGFHAQVVRSGHAVHPVHHHH